The Caldisericum sp. genome has a segment encoding these proteins:
- a CDS encoding 2-oxoglutarate oxidoreductase, with protein MKLIYKAPETFTKKPTTYCPGCTHGIAHRLIAELLEEMDLVKKAVIVWPVGCSVFGYDFIDTDATVAAHGRACAMATGIKRAHPESFVITYQGDGDLASIGMAETVHAAARGELITTIFINNGNFGMTGGQMAPTTLIGQVTTTSPYGRKPEVNGFPIHVAEMLATLDGPAYIARASLDSPQHINQAKNFIRKAFKAQLLGLGYSLVELVSTCPTNWKMTPVEALERVRKEVLPVFPIGEFRVVKGVE; from the coding sequence ATGAAACTTATATATAAAGCACCAGAGACATTTACAAAGAAACCCACAACTTATTGCCCTGGTTGTACTCATGGGATTGCTCACAGGCTCATTGCAGAATTATTAGAGGAAATGGACCTTGTAAAAAAGGCAGTTATTGTTTGGCCGGTTGGTTGTTCAGTATTTGGTTACGATTTCATTGATACAGATGCAACAGTTGCAGCACACGGAAGGGCATGCGCAATGGCAACAGGTATAAAGAGGGCACATCCTGAAAGTTTTGTTATCACATATCAGGGCGACGGTGACCTTGCATCCATTGGTATGGCAGAGACAGTCCACGCTGCAGCAAGAGGCGAACTTATTACAACAATATTTATTAATAACGGAAACTTTGGAATGACCGGGGGGCAGATGGCACCAACGACTCTTATTGGACAGGTTACAACAACATCACCCTACGGAAGAAAGCCAGAAGTAAATGGGTTTCCAATACATGTAGCTGAAATGCTTGCAACTCTTGATGGTCCTGCTTACATTGCAAGGGCTTCGCTTGACTCTCCGCAGCACATAAATCAAGCAAAGAATTTTATAAGGAAGGCATTTAAGGCACAACTTTTAGGCTTGGGTTATTCACTTGTGGAACTTGTTTCGACTTGTCCAACAAACTGGAAGATGACGCCAGTTGAAGCACTTGAAAGGGTAAGAAAGGAAGTTCTTCCAGTATTCCCAATTGGTGAATTCAGGGTTGTAAAGGGGGTTGAATAA
- a CDS encoding ABC transporter ATP-binding protein — protein MLKVNNLEVYYGAIKALKGISFEVKGGTIVTLIGANGAGKTTTLRTISGLVKPRSGTIFFKDVDITKMEPHMIVQLGIVHVPEGRRVFPDLTVRENLELAAWTLKDKSRFKEKLEDVFELFPRLKEREKQLAGTLSGGEQQMLAFGRALMVDADLIMMDEPSMGLAPVLVEEIFDTIVKINKEGKTVLLVEQNAEMALEIAHYAYVLEVGSIAHEGPAKELKEDPKVKAAYLGA, from the coding sequence ATGTTAAAGGTTAATAATCTTGAAGTTTACTACGGTGCAATAAAAGCACTTAAGGGAATAAGCTTTGAAGTTAAAGGCGGGACGATTGTAACACTAATTGGCGCAAATGGTGCTGGTAAAACAACCACACTTAGGACAATATCTGGTCTTGTAAAACCACGTTCAGGAACAATATTCTTTAAGGATGTCGATATAACCAAGATGGAACCTCATATGATAGTTCAACTTGGTATTGTTCATGTGCCCGAAGGAAGAAGGGTTTTTCCAGATCTAACCGTAAGAGAAAATCTCGAACTTGCTGCATGGACCTTGAAGGACAAGAGTAGATTCAAAGAAAAACTTGAAGATGTTTTTGAACTATTCCCAAGATTAAAGGAAAGAGAAAAGCAACTTGCAGGGACGCTTTCTGGTGGCGAACAGCAGATGCTTGCCTTTGGTAGGGCACTTATGGTTGATGCAGACCTGATAATGATGGATGAGCCTTCTATGGGACTTGCACCTGTTTTGGTTGAGGAGATCTTTGATACAATCGTAAAGATTAACAAGGAAGGTAAAACCGTCCTCCTTGTAGAGCAGAACGCAGAGATGGCGCTTGAAATTGCACATTACGCATATGTTCTTGAAGTGGGTAGTATTGCACATGAAGGACCTGCAAAAGAACTGAAGGAAGACCCAAAAGTTAAGGCAGCGTATCTTGGCGCTTAA
- a CDS encoding transglycosylase SLT domain-containing protein, producing MLRKGFASVSIIALITVIVLDTLVLLSIPPNPSDSVLRAKFIEVAKKYNIPSVILMGIAYTESGWKQFDATGAPIIHTNTDGSIDIGIMQINSTGRSDLDRLETDIFYNIEVGAKILDGKWKITPAIGDSDRNILENWYYAIWAYNGFSYTNHPLNPQGRHYQDKVIDNIGKLIIGDDGQPLWTPVKITKPDPTKITNPPSYIDTPTPYHFGDLYENPTDNARIVQANTDLIMQTKTDTHLQFLIQNVGTSTWQPSIFSNPYSVKLTLVSNNTKIEKTIPIGSKVQPGETYLCDFVVNVDNPGTYDATLEFYNGGNAFGQKVKTSVTFEDFDFSDLNSGNITTSNYTINLSYKTNLTDNFIPYLFVKYINNGSVLSTDLIKGSIENGVINFSFLPNFKVPSSVTIEAYLSFSTSQNLTSTFSYFYKGTYSVSFSPVDGIIIDSYPDAMISVDGTNTNLKTRAFVPLTQGAHTILLTRDNYNPYTLNYNYTGFDYVFANLTQLSRLQPQASTTNFDFGTLKGNEAKFMNVSISAPDITNTMFLTSTSKVFSFYPSSIKGRGVITIIADARWGNIGANSGSITFSYNGIKNAVNLKSVIEVIGANLVPTPSSITVRVPDQITFDVILNTNTPLKNISFTVAYPRDNITFVNYTSNYLTLSNNDGNLTFSGDVTGVSSGTSILTLTFTSIKESGNKVLISFTNLSATNGTQVNVIGTPLELTILPVFVKPSKVEGITLINNVSKVEFSFNGSIAGSYRIKDYEIYRSKTNNLSDAFFIGETKELHFEDKGPFEQGTTYYYWVIAVDEKGNSSDPSDPFAVKPIIFSDSRVNSVKLEFYINSQNYYINGIPMKMDTQPVIIGGRTFVPVRFIAEPLYAQVIWKADTKTVIIALKDKIIELYIGNPLASVNGVPTPIDKDNPQVAPFIKDGRTMLPLRFIAENFGAEVLWDSNLKKVTIIYNSTSH from the coding sequence ATGCTTAGAAAAGGTTTTGCAAGTGTTTCGATTATTGCTTTAATTACCGTGATTGTTCTTGATACGCTTGTTCTTCTTTCAATTCCGCCAAATCCATCTGATAGCGTTCTCCGTGCAAAGTTTATTGAGGTTGCAAAAAAATACAACATCCCTTCGGTCATCCTTATGGGGATTGCATACACTGAATCTGGCTGGAAACAGTTTGATGCAACAGGTGCACCAATAATTCACACCAATACTGATGGCTCTATTGATATTGGTATCATGCAAATAAATTCAACGGGGCGTTCTGACCTTGACAGGCTTGAGACTGACATATTTTACAATATCGAAGTTGGTGCAAAGATACTTGATGGCAAGTGGAAAATCACTCCAGCAATAGGCGATTCCGACAGGAATATCCTCGAAAACTGGTATTACGCAATATGGGCGTACAATGGATTCTCTTACACAAATCATCCTCTAAATCCACAGGGAAGGCACTATCAGGACAAGGTTATTGATAACATTGGGAAACTCATCATTGGTGACGATGGGCAGCCACTCTGGACCCCTGTTAAGATTACAAAGCCCGACCCAACAAAGATAACAAATCCACCTTCCTATATTGATACTCCTACACCATACCACTTTGGCGACCTTTACGAGAACCCAACCGATAACGCACGCATTGTGCAAGCAAATACCGACCTTATTATGCAAACAAAAACAGACACACACCTTCAATTTCTCATACAGAATGTTGGCACATCAACATGGCAACCTTCAATTTTTTCGAATCCATACTCTGTGAAACTTACACTTGTATCCAACAACACAAAAATCGAAAAAACAATTCCCATAGGAAGTAAAGTTCAACCTGGCGAGACATACCTTTGTGATTTTGTTGTAAATGTAGATAATCCTGGTACCTACGATGCAACCTTAGAGTTTTATAACGGAGGGAATGCCTTTGGGCAGAAAGTTAAAACGAGTGTTACTTTTGAAGACTTTGATTTTTCGGATCTGAATAGTGGAAATATTACAACCTCAAACTACACGATAAATCTTTCATACAAAACGAATCTTACGGACAATTTTATCCCCTACCTTTTTGTAAAATATATAAATAATGGATCGGTTTTATCTACCGATTTAATTAAAGGCAGTATCGAAAACGGCGTTATAAACTTCTCGTTTTTGCCAAATTTCAAAGTACCTTCAAGTGTGACGATTGAAGCATATCTATCTTTCTCGACTTCTCAAAACCTCACAAGCACTTTTTCCTACTTCTACAAAGGCACATACTCAGTTTCTTTTAGCCCTGTAGATGGCATAATAATTGATTCTTATCCTGATGCTATGATTTCAGTTGATGGCACTAATACAAATTTAAAAACACGTGCATTTGTTCCATTGACGCAAGGTGCACACACGATATTACTTACAAGAGACAACTACAACCCATACACATTGAATTATAACTATACAGGCTTTGATTATGTATTTGCAAATCTTACACAGTTGTCAAGGCTGCAACCACAGGCAAGCACAACGAATTTTGACTTTGGAACTCTCAAAGGAAACGAAGCAAAATTTATGAATGTTTCTATTTCCGCACCCGACATAACAAACACGATGTTCCTTACCTCAACCTCAAAGGTATTTTCCTTCTATCCTTCATCTATTAAAGGGAGAGGTGTTATAACTATTATTGCAGATGCAAGATGGGGTAATATTGGTGCAAACTCTGGAAGTATAACCTTCTCCTATAATGGCATAAAAAATGCAGTGAATTTGAAATCGGTAATCGAAGTTATTGGTGCAAACCTTGTCCCTACACCTTCAAGCATCACCGTAAGAGTGCCTGACCAAATTACCTTTGATGTAATTTTAAACACGAATACGCCTCTTAAAAATATTTCATTTACAGTTGCGTATCCCAGGGATAACATTACTTTTGTAAATTACACCTCAAATTACCTAACTCTTTCAAATAATGACGGTAACCTCACATTTTCAGGCGATGTAACAGGAGTTTCAAGTGGGACTTCTATTCTTACCCTCACTTTCACTTCTATAAAGGAAAGCGGGAACAAAGTCCTCATAAGTTTTACAAATTTGAGTGCAACAAACGGAACACAGGTTAATGTTATAGGAACGCCATTAGAACTTACTATTCTCCCTGTATTTGTGAAGCCTTCAAAGGTCGAGGGCATAACTCTTATTAATAATGTCTCAAAGGTTGAGTTCTCGTTTAATGGTAGTATCGCAGGCTCTTACAGGATCAAGGATTACGAAATTTATCGAAGCAAAACAAACAATTTATCCGATGCATTTTTTATTGGTGAAACAAAAGAGTTGCACTTTGAGGATAAGGGACCTTTTGAACAAGGAACAACTTATTACTACTGGGTTATAGCGGTTGATGAAAAGGGAAATTCATCCGACCCATCAGACCCATTTGCAGTGAAGCCAATAATCTTCTCTGACTCCAGGGTCAACTCGGTTAAACTTGAATTTTACATAAACTCTCAAAACTACTACATAAACGGCATCCCAATGAAGATGGATACACAACCTGTAATTATAGGAGGTAGAACTTTTGTCCCTGTCCGTTTCATTGCAGAACCGCTCTATGCACAGGTTATCTGGAAAGCCGATACCAAAACTGTCATAATTGCTCTTAAAGACAAAATAATCGAACTCTACATAGGAAATCCTCTTGCCTCTGTAAATGGAGTTCCAACACCTATCGATAAAGATAATCCGCAGGTTGCTCCATTTATAAAGGACGGAAGGACTATGCTTCCCTTGCGCTTTATTGCTGAAAACTTTGGCGCAGAAGTTCTGTGGGATTCTAATCTCAAAAAAGTTACAATTATTTATAATTCAACATCGCACTAA
- a CDS encoding 2-oxoacid:acceptor oxidoreductase family protein: MEKGVVIAGFGGQGVMLAGELLAEAGKDEGKYVTFLPSYGPEQRGGTANCHVIISDEEIASPVIDRPEAAIILNLPSLDKYEPLMKENGIMILNKTLIPREVKRSDVRVIQIDAHDVARKLGSERVVNMILLGAYVEVEKPVSLESIKEALKKYLTGRKAELLEVNIKALEEGSKIAKDFLGG; this comes from the coding sequence ATGGAAAAAGGAGTGGTTATAGCAGGTTTTGGTGGTCAGGGTGTAATGCTTGCAGGAGAACTCCTTGCAGAGGCAGGAAAAGACGAGGGGAAATATGTAACATTCCTTCCATCCTATGGACCAGAGCAGAGAGGCGGGACTGCAAACTGCCATGTGATTATTTCAGATGAAGAAATTGCATCCCCTGTAATTGATAGACCAGAAGCAGCGATAATCCTTAATCTTCCATCCCTTGACAAATACGAACCTTTGATGAAAGAAAATGGGATTATGATTCTCAATAAAACTCTCATTCCAAGAGAAGTAAAAAGGAGCGATGTCCGAGTCATTCAAATTGATGCGCACGATGTTGCACGAAAACTCGGGTCTGAAAGAGTTGTTAATATGATTCTTCTTGGGGCATATGTGGAGGTTGAAAAACCAGTCTCCCTTGAATCGATAAAGGAAGCCCTCAAAAAATACCTTACAGGAAGAAAGGCGGAACTCCTTGAGGTTAACATCAAGGCTCTTGAAGAAGGAAGCAAAATTGCAAAAGATTTTTTAGGAGGCTAG
- a CDS encoding 3-methyl-2-oxobutanoate dehydrogenase subunit VorB — MMGERLLMKGSEALAEAAIRAGAQIFFGYPITPQNETPEYFSRRMPELGRKYVQAESEVASINMVYGAAATGTRVITTSSSPGISLMQEGFSYIGNSNVPCVVVNVMRGGPGLGNIAPAQGDYFQATKGGGHGDYHSIVLAPHTVQEQCDLMYDAFELAEKYRIMVVVLSDGLLGQMMEPVEFKDWVDVSKLKTPDWAIVGKGDRPRNLISSFELDPEGLEKMNLALQEKYKKIAENETRYELYMMDDAEYALTGFGTVARIMKTTVKMLREKGIKAGLIRPITVWPFPYKVYEDFADKVKFFFDVEMNEGQMLEDVKLGVNGKKPVLYYGRLGGVVPTAEEIYKQFRLHLGGC, encoded by the coding sequence ATTATGGGAGAAAGGCTTTTAATGAAAGGGTCAGAAGCACTTGCTGAGGCAGCGATTAGGGCAGGTGCTCAGATTTTCTTTGGTTATCCAATTACACCACAGAACGAAACACCTGAGTATTTCTCAAGGCGAATGCCGGAGTTAGGGCGTAAGTATGTCCAGGCAGAGAGTGAAGTTGCATCTATTAATATGGTTTATGGTGCTGCAGCAACGGGGACAAGAGTTATTACTACATCCTCAAGCCCTGGTATAAGCCTTATGCAGGAAGGCTTTAGTTACATCGGAAATTCGAATGTCCCATGCGTTGTTGTTAATGTTATGCGTGGAGGTCCCGGTCTTGGGAATATTGCACCTGCACAGGGAGATTATTTCCAGGCAACAAAAGGTGGCGGTCATGGTGATTATCACTCAATTGTCCTTGCACCACATACAGTTCAGGAACAGTGCGACCTTATGTACGACGCATTTGAACTTGCAGAGAAGTATCGAATTATGGTGGTTGTTCTTTCAGATGGTCTTTTAGGACAGATGATGGAGCCTGTTGAATTTAAAGATTGGGTTGATGTGAGCAAACTCAAAACACCTGATTGGGCAATTGTTGGAAAGGGAGATAGACCAAGGAACCTGATAAGTTCATTCGAATTAGACCCAGAAGGTCTTGAAAAGATGAACCTTGCACTGCAGGAGAAATACAAGAAGATTGCCGAAAACGAAACAAGATACGAATTATATATGATGGATGATGCAGAATATGCTCTCACCGGCTTTGGAACGGTTGCAAGGATAATGAAGACAACAGTTAAAATGTTGAGAGAAAAAGGCATAAAAGCAGGCTTGATAAGACCAATTACTGTTTGGCCGTTCCCGTATAAGGTGTATGAAGATTTTGCAGACAAAGTAAAATTCTTCTTTGATGTGGAGATGAACGAAGGACAGATGCTTGAAGATGTAAAACTTGGGGTAAATGGTAAGAAGCCTGTCCTCTACTATGGAAGGCTTGGCGGTGTTGTGCCTACAGCAGAAGAAATATACAAGCAATTTAGGCTTCATTTAGGAGGTTGCTAA
- a CDS encoding SDR family oxidoreductase — MGKSVLVVGGSSGIGRATSLLLKSHGANVLATGRSDTHIEETLKLNPAISFLKASLPEDSNKVVNWVRKNVDSLHGVVFSQGVIYTEPFETFRDHELEEMWKVNVESSFKILRDLILLFKEGGSVVFISSIDVFFGESAPSSGYALTKASLIGLTNALAFELGKYKIRVNTILPGLIRTNMTEDFFKSEFDKERSEFLKRVPLGRAGTPEEVAKLIAFLLSEDSSYITGNSIFIDGGYHTA; from the coding sequence GTGGGGAAGTCCGTCTTGGTTGTAGGTGGCTCTTCCGGGATTGGGAGGGCCACCTCCTTACTTTTAAAAAGCCATGGGGCAAATGTCCTTGCAACAGGGAGAAGTGACACTCATATTGAGGAAACACTGAAATTAAATCCGGCAATTTCTTTTCTCAAGGCATCACTTCCAGAGGATAGTAATAAGGTTGTAAATTGGGTAAGAAAAAATGTAGATTCGCTTCACGGTGTTGTGTTTTCTCAGGGCGTAATCTATACCGAGCCATTTGAAACCTTTAGAGACCACGAACTTGAGGAAATGTGGAAGGTAAATGTCGAATCATCCTTTAAGATTTTGCGTGACCTTATTCTGCTTTTTAAAGAAGGAGGAAGTGTCGTATTCATATCTTCAATTGATGTATTTTTTGGGGAATCTGCTCCTTCTTCTGGCTATGCACTAACAAAGGCTTCTTTGATTGGTTTAACAAACGCCCTTGCATTTGAACTTGGAAAGTATAAAATAAGAGTTAATACTATCTTACCAGGGCTAATAAGGACGAATATGACAGAAGATTTTTTTAAAAGCGAATTTGATAAAGAAAGAAGCGAATTTTTAAAGAGAGTGCCTCTTGGACGTGCAGGAACTCCGGAAGAGGTTGCAAAACTCATTGCGTTTTTGTTGTCGGAGGACTCATCCTACATTACAGGTAATAGCATTTTTATAGATGGGGGGTACCATACGGCATGA
- a CDS encoding exonuclease SbcCD subunit D has product MRFFHLADLHIGFPLKNGENNFNFQNTLDFVIEKAKEYKVDLVVIAGDVFHKRDPEVRDEKLFARFVNALAESNIEILIVTGNHEGAPFRERSIHLDLYNELPLKFIHISKTPEVITIKGVNFLTLPYPFKTNILSKEEYRDKSEDEVLNILNRRLLSIVDELISEVNGEKNILVAHMPVSEGVIGFEQYINFSKELPLSIEELDRSNIIYYALGHLHKNQILKSRKYEHTFAYPGSLDRLDFGEENDPKGFFFVEVEDSLKAIEFIENPFARKFYTIQIENDSSFDNINFEKIKDSIVRVVVKGNLEDEGKLRTLIDKLKNSAYVFTQVIDERDTGAVVLSSVSEVDPMKAIEEYLDKSKDARLKKLRERILEEARNILGELNA; this is encoded by the coding sequence ATGAGGTTTTTTCACCTTGCAGATTTGCATATAGGGTTTCCCTTAAAAAACGGAGAAAATAATTTTAATTTTCAAAATACGCTTGATTTTGTTATCGAAAAGGCAAAAGAATACAAAGTTGATTTAGTAGTTATTGCAGGGGATGTATTTCATAAAAGAGATCCCGAGGTAAGAGACGAAAAACTCTTTGCACGATTTGTGAATGCCCTTGCAGAATCGAACATAGAAATTTTAATAGTAACGGGCAATCACGAAGGGGCGCCTTTTAGGGAGCGCTCTATACACCTTGACCTTTATAACGAATTGCCCCTTAAATTTATACATATAAGCAAGACACCCGAAGTTATAACCATAAAAGGAGTGAATTTTCTAACGCTTCCATATCCGTTTAAGACAAACATTCTCTCAAAGGAAGAGTATAGGGATAAAAGTGAAGATGAGGTTTTGAACATCCTTAATAGAAGGCTACTTTCCATAGTTGATGAGTTGATTTCCGAAGTAAACGGCGAAAAGAATATCCTTGTTGCGCATATGCCTGTTTCTGAAGGTGTTATTGGATTTGAACAGTACATAAATTTTTCAAAAGAATTGCCCCTCTCAATTGAGGAACTTGATAGAAGTAACATTATTTATTATGCTCTTGGACATCTTCACAAAAATCAGATTCTAAAAAGCCGAAAGTATGAGCACACATTTGCATACCCTGGGTCTCTGGATAGGCTTGATTTTGGCGAGGAAAACGACCCTAAGGGATTCTTTTTTGTTGAGGTTGAAGATTCCTTAAAGGCAATTGAATTTATAGAAAATCCATTTGCAAGAAAGTTCTATACAATTCAAATCGAAAATGACTCTTCATTTGATAATATTAATTTTGAAAAGATAAAGGATTCAATCGTGCGTGTTGTAGTGAAAGGCAACCTCGAGGATGAGGGAAAATTAAGAACTCTTATTGACAAACTCAAGAATAGCGCATATGTTTTTACTCAGGTTATTGACGAAAGAGACACAGGTGCAGTAGTCCTTTCATCTGTAAGCGAGGTGGACCCAATGAAGGCAATAGAAGAATACCTTGATAAGTCGAAAGATGCAAGGCTAAAGAAACTAAGGGAAAGAATATTAGAGGAAGCAAGAAACATATTAGGAGAGTTAAATGCTTAG
- a CDS encoding 4Fe-4S dicluster domain-containing protein, protein MEPKVIIDEERCKSCGLCVSVCPKHVLRISDRINLKGYHPVELFDNEGCISCGFCYIMCPDKAIVEVRRPEKVGV, encoded by the coding sequence ATGGAACCAAAAGTAATTATTGATGAAGAGAGGTGCAAAAGTTGTGGCCTCTGTGTAAGTGTATGTCCAAAACATGTGTTAAGGATCTCAGACAGAATCAACCTTAAAGGTTACCATCCAGTCGAACTTTTTGATAACGAAGGTTGTATCTCTTGTGGTTTCTGCTACATTATGTGCCCTGACAAGGCAATTGTTGAAGTAAGAAGACCCGAGAAGGTCGGGGTTTAG
- the buk gene encoding butyrate kinase: MKILVINPGSTSTKIAVFDDESSVLEKTIRHSSEELKDFKNIIEQYDFRVKVIENVLKENGFKLEDFDAFVGRGGLLHPIESGTYRVNEAMLEDLKECKYGEHASNLGAIIAYNLATKVNKPAYIVDPVVVDEMEPLARYSGLKGIERKSIWHALNQKAVARRAAKDLHKKYDEVNLIVVHLGGGISVAAHKKGRTVDVNNALNGDGPFAPERAGGLPTISLVDLCMSGKYTYEEMKKLLAGKGGLVSHLGTNNAIEVEERIEKGDEYAKLVYEAMAYQVAKTVGEMAAVLKGEVDAIILTGGLARSKMLTEWIKERTSFIAPVLLYPGEDEMRALAEGALRVLKGEEKEKIYERI; encoded by the coding sequence ATGAAGATTCTTGTAATTAACCCAGGGTCAACCTCAACAAAGATTGCAGTTTTTGATGACGAATCTTCAGTTTTAGAAAAGACAATAAGGCACTCATCAGAGGAATTAAAGGATTTTAAAAACATTATCGAGCAGTATGATTTTAGGGTCAAGGTAATCGAAAATGTCCTTAAAGAAAATGGCTTTAAGCTGGAAGACTTTGACGCTTTTGTAGGTCGTGGTGGGCTACTTCATCCAATCGAGTCTGGAACTTACAGGGTAAATGAAGCGATGCTTGAAGACCTTAAAGAATGTAAATACGGAGAGCATGCTTCAAACCTTGGTGCTATTATTGCATATAACCTTGCAACAAAGGTTAACAAACCTGCCTATATCGTTGATCCAGTTGTTGTTGATGAGATGGAGCCTCTTGCAAGATACTCAGGACTCAAAGGCATCGAAAGAAAATCAATCTGGCATGCTTTAAACCAAAAGGCGGTTGCAAGAAGGGCTGCAAAGGATCTTCACAAAAAATACGATGAAGTTAATTTAATTGTGGTTCATCTTGGTGGTGGCATATCGGTTGCTGCACACAAAAAAGGAAGAACAGTTGATGTAAATAATGCACTCAATGGTGACGGACCTTTTGCTCCAGAGCGTGCAGGGGGGCTTCCCACGATTAGCCTTGTTGACCTCTGCATGAGTGGCAAATACACATACGAAGAGATGAAAAAACTCCTTGCAGGTAAGGGTGGTCTTGTATCACACCTCGGCACGAACAATGCAATAGAGGTAGAGGAGCGTATTGAAAAAGGCGATGAGTATGCAAAACTTGTTTATGAAGCAATGGCATATCAGGTTGCAAAGACTGTTGGAGAAATGGCAGCAGTATTAAAAGGAGAAGTTGATGCAATAATTTTAACAGGTGGACTTGCTCGTTCTAAGATGCTTACAGAGTGGATAAAGGAACGCACAAGTTTTATTGCACCGGTCTTGCTATACCCTGGTGAAGATGAAATGAGGGCACTTGCAGAAGGTGCACTGCGTGTGTTGAAAGGAGAAGAAAAAGAGAAAATCTATGAAAGAATTTGA
- a CDS encoding cupin domain-containing protein, whose protein sequence is MKVVKPEELKPEPVEFNGAYIPGVTIRWLIKKEDGAERFAMRYFELEPGAVIPEHHHEWEHEIFILQGKLIITEGTEERVVEGGTAVFIKPNAPHSYKNIGDTKALMLCLIPYLKL, encoded by the coding sequence GTGAAGGTAGTAAAGCCTGAAGAATTAAAGCCTGAACCAGTTGAATTCAATGGGGCATATATCCCTGGCGTGACTATTCGGTGGCTCATCAAAAAGGAAGATGGGGCAGAGCGTTTTGCAATGAGGTATTTTGAACTTGAACCTGGTGCTGTAATTCCAGAGCACCACCATGAGTGGGAACATGAGATCTTCATTCTTCAAGGAAAACTCATTATAACCGAGGGAACAGAAGAGCGTGTAGTTGAAGGAGGCACGGCTGTTTTCATAAAGCCCAATGCACCTCACTCATACAAAAATATTGGCGACACAAAAGCCTTGATGCTCTGCCTTATTCCCTACTTAAAACTCTAA
- a CDS encoding GatB/YqeY domain-containing protein, translating to MELIERIQKEYIQAVKEKDEIKASVLNMIKSQIKYKEIELKGLGKALQEGDLIEIIRKEIKKREEAIEMYLQGGREDLANKEKKELEVLKQYLPKVPDIEEIEKEIDKIIEEVSAKDKKDFGKVMKVAMEKFKGIVDGDKIKEIVQKKLK from the coding sequence ATGGAACTTATTGAGAGAATCCAAAAAGAATACATACAGGCAGTGAAGGAAAAGGACGAAATTAAGGCAAGTGTCCTTAATATGATTAAGTCCCAGATTAAGTACAAGGAAATCGAGTTAAAGGGATTGGGTAAAGCGCTTCAAGAGGGAGACTTAATAGAAATTATTAGAAAAGAAATTAAAAAGAGAGAAGAAGCAATCGAAATGTACTTACAAGGAGGCCGTGAAGACCTTGCTAATAAAGAAAAGAAGGAACTTGAGGTTCTAAAGCAGTATCTTCCAAAAGTTCCCGATATAGAAGAAATAGAAAAAGAGATCGATAAAATAATCGAAGAAGTTTCCGCAAAAGATAAGAAAGACTTTGGAAAAGTAATGAAAGTAGCAATGGAGAAATTCAAAGGTATTGTTGATGGAGATAAAATAAAGGAAATTGTCCAGAAGAAACTTAAATAA